The sequence GCGTTATGCACTGGAACGTATACAGTTTGATAAACCTATAGCCTCCTTTCAATTGACACAAAAGAAACTGGCTGAAATGTTAACTGAGATTACCAAAGCACAACTACTCTGCTGGCGATTAGGTATGTTAAAAAATGAAGACAAAGCAACCACTGCCCAAATATCATTAGCCAAACGAAATAATGTAGAGATGGCACTGAACATTGCGCGTGAAGCCCGTCAGATTCATGGGGGTATGGGTATTACAGGTGAGTATCCGATTATGCGCCATATGATGAACCTGGAATCGGTTGTTACCTATGAAGGTACACACGATATTCACTTACTCATTCTGGGTAATGAGATTACAGGTATTCCTGCATTTAAATAGATCATACTTTTCTCTCTTTTCATAAGGCTATTGTGATATACAATAGCCTTTTATTTTGCTTTCTCAGCATCTACATCCCCGGTAATTTTCTGAATAAAATCAATTATCCAATCCATGGTGATTCAATGATTTGATCCATTAAATTTTATTTACTCATGAAATAATCATAAATTAATCATTAATTATACTATATAATGAATTATACATAGCAGTATGGAGACAGTTGTTGCTTTCTTTGAACATATACCCAGTAGCTATCGTGCCGCTATCCTTATTGGAGGAATACTGTTGTTCTGGAGTATTGAAGGAATTATTCCACTATCATTAACGCCTTATCATAAGTGGAGACATGCTGGGTTAAATCTGTTTTTTACCTTAACCACTGTTGTTATTAATTTTCTTTTTGCAGCCCTTCTTCTAAAAACAAGTGATTGGACAGCCGATCAGCACTTTGGCCTACTGTATCTAACAACTATGCCATTGTGGTTGTTTATCTTACTAGGCTTACTATTGCTTGATTTAATTGGAGCTTATTTGATTCATTGGCTGGAACATAAACTAAAATGGCTATGGAAGTTTCATCTTATCCATCATACAGATACATACGTTGATACCACTACTGCCAATCGGCATCATCCAGGTGAAAGTGTTTTTCGGGCTATATTTACTATTCTGGCTGTATTTATATCAGGAGCCCCGATCTGGCTGGTTATGTTATATCAAAGTTTATCTGTTATATTTTCTCAGTTTAACCATGCCAATATTAAGCTGCCAGTTCAACTGGATAAGGTTATAAGCTGGATTATTGTTTCTCCCAATATGCACAAGGTACATCATCATTACAAGCAGCCCCTCACAGATACAAACTATGGGAATATATTCTCACTTTGGGATCGGTTGTTTGGCACCTTTGCTACAGAAAATCCAGCCAATCTAATTTATGGAGTAGATACACATATGGATGCTAAGGAGAATAATCAACTAACTAATTTGCTGCAAATACCTTTTCAACCCTATAGACGCTCCGCTGATATCTCCTATTCAGGAACACACAAAGCAGATAGTGTAACAAAAGATCAACCATCAGTAGGATAGAATACCAATAATTGCTAATTAAACTTGTATTTCAATTTGAATAAATACTAGAGCCTAGTATTTGATCTTATATTCATAGTCTATGAGTTGTATTTCCAAATATACTATACTAGTTGTGCTACATATCGCACTAAATCAGCAGGCAATTGGACAAAATGTTGCCGGATACCAGGATTTTTTCAAAACTGTACAATTGGCTGCTATTTTTCCAGACTCCAAAACTTTTCCTGACTGTACACCAAAATATCAGTTGGCAGAAATTGTAAAGAAGTACCAGAAGCAACATACTCTACCCGATTTTGGATTAAAGGAGTTTGTCCTGGCTAATTATACATTGCCTAAGAGTTATTCTTCAGACTTTACATCTGACACCAGCAAGTCTGCAACTGAACACATCATCAGCTTATGGGATGTACTTACGCGAAAGCCGGAAAAGCATATACCAGGAAGTTCGTTGGTGAACCTACCCTACCAATATGTAGTGCCTGGAGGGCGATTTGGCGAAATATATTATTGGGATAGTTATTTTACCATGTTGGGCTTAGAAGCCTCTGGCCGCATAGACTTGGTCCAGCATATGATTGATAACTTTGCATTCCTGATTGACACAATTGGTTTTATTCCGAATGGGAACCGGACATACTATCTAACACGTTCACAACCGCCGTTTTTTGCCTTAATGGTAGGTATTCTCGCCAATACAAAAGGTGATGAGACATATAGCAAATATCTTCCTCAGCTTGAGAAAGAATATGCCTTCTGGATGAGTGGCACTGAAAAGCTAGGCAAACAAAGTGGTACATTCCGAAGAGTAGTACGCATGCAGGGAGGGGAAATACTAAACCGCTACTGGGATGATTCGGCAACACCAAGACCAGAAGCCTATAAAGAAGATGTAGCAACAGCCGATGCTATTTTAAAAAATAGTACCATTCCAATGCCTAAGAAAGCATCAAAGGCATCTCAACAATTTATTATTGATCAAAAGCGAGCTGTTATCTACCGGCATCTTCGCGCTGCAGCCGAAAGTGGTTGGGATTTCTGTAATCGCTGGTTTAAGGACGGCAATTCTATGGAAACAATCCATACTACAGATATTATTCCTGTAGATCTGAATGCACTTATGTATAATCTTGAAATGACTATAAGTAAAGCCTACACATTGAAAGGGAATGCACAAAAAGCTAAAAGTTATCAGGATGCAGCGGAACGAAGAAAACAAGCCGTACTTATGTATTGTTGGGATAAAAAAGCCCAATACTTTACAGATTATGACTTTATCACCAGGCAAACCACCCAAACCTTCTCCCTGGCAGGCATGTATCCTTTCTTTGTACATATGAATATTGGAACACCCGCGACTGTAGCCCAGCGAATTGAGAAAGATTTTCTGAGAGATGGAGGGGTGCTTACCACCTTAACAAACACAGGACAGCAATGGGATGCACCCAATGGTTGGGCACCTTTACAATGGATCACTTATAAAGGATTAAAAGATAACGGGTACAGCGAACTGGCAGATAAAATTAAAAACCGCTGGATTTCTAATAATGTACGTGTATACAAACAAACAGGTAAAATGGTAGAAAAATACAATGTGACAGATATTACCTTAAAGGCAGGAGGAGGAGAATATCCTGTACAGGATGGCTTTGGCTGGTCAAATGGCGTGTTGCTTCGTTTACTGAAAGAAAAGTAATTAATTCCAGTGATGTAACTATTTTTTATCTTCTTCTCAAAAGAAATTATACTGTCAAAAGATTTGGCATAAGATTTGGTGTATACACTATACACTACGACTATGAAAATATCTTTTAAAACAAAGTAACCAGATAGTACAAACCACGTAAAACACCTATCAGTAATCCACTTTTAAAAACATACATACAGCATTTCTTCTGATGATTTGTTGTTTTTATTAACTGATTTGATCACTATTTCTGACAATGACAATACCTCTCTGATAGAGAGGTATTTGTTTTTACAGGGGGCTTATAATCTTAATCCAAAACTTTCGCGTTGCGGCCTTTGAGCCACAAAGATCATCCTGTCAGATGTTTCCTTGTCATATGGATTCAACGCATAGTCTCCAAAGATGCTTATCAGTTCCAGATCGGCAACATCAAAATAGTGTAGAAACTGTTCACAACTGATCGCTTTTACCCGCTCCTGAAAATGGAAGGAATTTCCTTCATCCTCAAATTCAATATCTTTTACAATAAATCCACTTTCCAGTTTCTTTTGAATATCAAATTGAATTCCATCAATAACTTGTCTGTAATGGGGTTTTAAATTTTTTAAGATCCGGTCTGTATTGAAAAAATCAAGAATTAACTTTCCCCCAGGTTTTAATGCCTCTGTTACTGTACATACCGCATTAATATTCTCTCCTTCTGTTTCAAAATAACCGAAGCTTGTAAAAAGATTCAGCACATAACAAAACCTGCTTCGCACATAGGGACGGCGCATATCGTGTACATAGAAATGCAATCGTTCATTCTCAAACTGTTTAGCATAAGAGATATTTTCAGGCGCAATGTCAATCCCTACTACATCAAACCCTTTGGAATTAAGATAGATAGCATGTCGTCCACGCCCACATGCC is a genomic window of Xanthocytophaga agilis containing:
- a CDS encoding class I SAM-dependent methyltransferase, with the translated sequence MEVVHEVSSKKSRGAISKREWFSEWFNSPYYHILYKSRDNAEAHQFIDNLQKYFQFTCEDQILDLACGRGRHAIYLNSKGFDVVGIDIAPENISYAKQFENERLHFYVHDMRRPYVRSRFCYVLNLFTSFGYFETEGENINAVCTVTEALKPGGKLILDFFNTDRILKNLKPHYRQVIDGIQFDIQKKLESGFIVKDIEFEDEGNSFHFQERVKAISCEQFLHYFDVADLELISIFGDYALNPYDKETSDRMIFVAQRPQRESFGLRL
- a CDS encoding sterol desaturase family protein encodes the protein METVVAFFEHIPSSYRAAILIGGILLFWSIEGIIPLSLTPYHKWRHAGLNLFFTLTTVVINFLFAALLLKTSDWTADQHFGLLYLTTMPLWLFILLGLLLLDLIGAYLIHWLEHKLKWLWKFHLIHHTDTYVDTTTANRHHPGESVFRAIFTILAVFISGAPIWLVMLYQSLSVIFSQFNHANIKLPVQLDKVISWIIVSPNMHKVHHHYKQPLTDTNYGNIFSLWDRLFGTFATENPANLIYGVDTHMDAKENNQLTNLLQIPFQPYRRSADISYSGTHKADSVTKDQPSVG
- the treF gene encoding alpha,alpha-trehalase TreF produces the protein MLHIALNQQAIGQNVAGYQDFFKTVQLAAIFPDSKTFPDCTPKYQLAEIVKKYQKQHTLPDFGLKEFVLANYTLPKSYSSDFTSDTSKSATEHIISLWDVLTRKPEKHIPGSSLVNLPYQYVVPGGRFGEIYYWDSYFTMLGLEASGRIDLVQHMIDNFAFLIDTIGFIPNGNRTYYLTRSQPPFFALMVGILANTKGDETYSKYLPQLEKEYAFWMSGTEKLGKQSGTFRRVVRMQGGEILNRYWDDSATPRPEAYKEDVATADAILKNSTIPMPKKASKASQQFIIDQKRAVIYRHLRAAAESGWDFCNRWFKDGNSMETIHTTDIIPVDLNALMYNLEMTISKAYTLKGNAQKAKSYQDAAERRKQAVLMYCWDKKAQYFTDYDFITRQTTQTFSLAGMYPFFVHMNIGTPATVAQRIEKDFLRDGGVLTTLTNTGQQWDAPNGWAPLQWITYKGLKDNGYSELADKIKNRWISNNVRVYKQTGKMVEKYNVTDITLKAGGGEYPVQDGFGWSNGVLLRLLKEK